The sequence below is a genomic window from Lycium ferocissimum isolate CSIRO_LF1 chromosome 9, AGI_CSIRO_Lferr_CH_V1, whole genome shotgun sequence.
GAAGCGGAGATGAAGATAATTGAAGATGATCTCAGCCGTCGAATACACGATCAAGCATTCGCTAAGGAGATAATGAGTGTGCCGGATGATCAGTGGAAGGAGACCGGCGATCACTTGCACAGGCCTTATGGACAGGTAAAGGAACAAATTTTGAGGAAATTTTCAGctcaacataaaatattacgtcacgtagccatattttcaatttatataatattatactcTGATACTCTCTCTGTCCCTAAGTCAATTTTCGCTTTTCGGGATTCAAACTGCAtaaattttgatcaatattttaagatgtatccgacccgaatttttttttttcaagaaaaatgatatggaaaatttttccaaaaaaatataaaaataattaaaattattatttttcaaaaaaatttaatgttaAAATACTAAATTTATCTAACCGAATTTAGCTTTAAAGTTTAGTTAAATTGACTTtcgaaaagcaaaaaaatggatgcaactatttttcaaaagtcAGAATActacaatatacaatattatactccctcagtttcaatttgtttgtttttatcaatattttaagatgtattttttaccaaagaatgagaaaatttctttataatttttcacATAACAAGACGTTTTcaaatgtataaattttaatgttaaaatactaaaaaaactCAAAAGTGTTGAACTTCGTGTCAAATTTTGACAAGACgaataaattgaaatgaagggAGTACAACATTATCCCCggggaaagcattatacataatgtatcaaccttgtatagtagtggataaaaggtgtttatacacaaatatgggctGATTggggtaacaaactcaaaatatggaCTAATTTCGTAAATGTTTTCCCAGTAGACATATTAGTAATTTTTCACgtattattttgtttaattcaAAACTCAAAAGTAGTAAATCTTTAATGCTCTTTGCAATTCGAATAAATTGAAAATGTTAGCAAAATACCTCTATTTATAATACTCCATAATGTCTCAATTTAAGTAGTGGAtaagtgtttatacacaaatttctttttggttaaactcaaaatatgccttttaaatatttaaatgtttTAATTCCCAGTGGACATAGAGCGTAATTTTTCCaatattattttgtttaattcaTAAACTCATAGTAAATCTTTAATGCTCTTTGCAATTCTCCACACTTGAAAATAGTTAGCAAAATACCTCTatttataatactccctccgtctcaatttaagtggcACAGTTGAAATTTCGTGAGTCAAATTTCTTTTTACCGGAACTTCTTtatatgccttttaaatatttgaagttgttaattattgtgatttatagtactttttacatgTTGGTTCCAAATATATAATgtttactccctctgttcacttttTACTTGTCTAGTTTAGACTTTACACAtcctttaagaaataataattgcTATGAATATTTTACCAcaatatccatattaattgatgtttaGTTTTAGGTCTTGAGGAATGATTTtggaaataaataattaatgctAAGGGGAAAACATGAAAAAGATATGTTTTTTCtccttgatatgctaaaagtgaagAAACGTATTTTCAGTATAGTTGACAAAttaaagtgaacggagggagtatttcaaAAAACATAAAGCTTCTATGTCTAAATTCATTGTGTAACATAAATTGGGACCAACGGAGTAGTACGATACACATTTGACTATAAACCGAAAAACCTATTCTCTATATAAATCTGGCTATAAATCttatttagacatgaattaaaataccaaatcctaactaattttgatttcttacaactttgaattattttttctaacAGGAAGGTACATCGAAAGGTGCGACGACGCAAAATGGGGAGTGTTTTAGGGTTTATGTGAAGGGTTTGATGGGAGAAGATGTTGAAGAGATAGTTGGGGTTAATGTGGGAAAACCACTGGCTGGGATTGGAGTTGCTGTTTGTGATCCGAGTGGTATATTGGTGTTTGAAGTGAGTAAGAATTTGGTTGATAGTACTGAAGTATTGACTGATGAAATTGTGGAGCTGAAAGCACTGATTGAAGGGCTTGATGTTGCTATAATGCTGGGTTTGAAAAGGGTTAATCTTGTTTTGGATAGTCAAACAATCTTGCAATATGTGAGTCTCCTTCACCTACCATATATATACAGACATATAATACAGCGAGATGACCCACATTGTAGTCTAGaacagtttaaaatattttttcataagAATATACTACCTCCGTCCCAAATTAGTTACCATGTTTTGcttctcgagagtcaaactATGAGaattttgaccaacattttaaaatgtatttttttcatcaaatcGGCATGAGAAAGGATGCAACTTGTAGTACTTTCGTATAGTTTTTGaacatttaaattttaattgtaaaataaTGAGTTGATCTAATCCAGATTAGCTTCTAAGATTAGTCGAATTGACTCTCGAGAAGTGAAGACGACcaatttgggacggagggagtagtaaatcAGGGTAGTAGAGTATCTAAATTTGTCCTTAAATGAATTAGTTcgtcattaaattttttatcttaAGGAGAGCATGCATCTTTCCAATCAGGAAGAGGGGGTTTTTGTATGTCTTCGTTCATTGGGATGATAAGGAAGAGTAGTTTTGTTCACCCAAAATGCTTTGTTTTCGAAAGTTGCATGTTGTTGGGTCAGTCAAGTTTTATCTTGAAGGGACCATCTAGCATACCATACAACGTAAACGTCCAATCTTCCCTACGCGGCACTAAGTAGGAAGCACTTTGTGTGCGGAGTTGAGGGAAATTGATACCTCATTACTTTCTATTAGCATTTGAAACACATCATGTTATGCTCTTAGGCTTGCAACCTAAAAGGTATCAACATGGTTGATGTAGATTTATTATGCAGGTTACAGGAAAGTTGCATCCAAGGAAGGGTAATACTATTGCACTTGTTGAACAGGCAACTGCTTGTCTAAGAAAATTTACAGATTGTATACCATCTCTTGTGAGACAGAACACCATCAACTTAGCAATTAAACTTGCTACTGATGCAATAATCTCTCAGGTTAGAGGACCAGCAGAAAATAGCCTTCGAAAGAGCATCACCGAGACTTGCACTATTTGTCTGCAAGATACTGATATAGATCATATGTTTCTAATTAATGGTTGCCTgcattattattgtttttcttgtaTGAATAAACATGCGGAAGCTAAACTCCTTCAAGGAATGCTACCTCAATGCCCTCATGATACATGCAAGTCTGAATTGAAATTAGATAACTGCAAGAAGTTCTTGACACCCAAGCTATATGATTTGATGAGTGAACGTGTGAAGGAAATTACCATTCCTATCACGGAAAAGATTTACTGCCCAAATCCTAAGTGTTCCACGTTGATGTCAAAAGCTGATGTCCAAATTTCTGCCCAAGGTGGGGCCAGAACATGCACAAAATGTCACCTCAGTTTCTGTATCAATTGCAGAGTTCCTTGGCATCAAAACATGACTTGCTTTGACTATAGAAGAGCTAACCCATACTTGTGTGTAGAAGATGTGAAGCTCAAGTCTCTTGCCACACAGAGTCTTTGGCGTCAGTGTGTAAAGTGCAACCACATGGTGTCTCTTGGTGAAGGTTGCTATCATATTTACTGCAGGTTCTTGGCTTCTCCTTCCTTCTTACATTTTTGCCTTACATGGTATACATTAACTCAAAAAGGTAAAAGGGAAAAGATAACTTTTTCGAATGCTTAATGCTTATATTAGCTATTAGGCTGGTTAGTTGagccaaatcatcatatactcgAGATATTTATGAGATCCGGAgtggaaatcatgaagatctTAGTATGACTTGGAAAGGTAAAATTAAATTctaggtttaaaaaaaaaaaaaaaaaaaaaaaaaagggaaaaaaagattCTAGGTTTTCTCGATAATTCTTTTACTTGTGAAGTTCTTACTCCATTCTGACTTGTTATAATTTTGGGTGAAGTTACATTTTGTTTAGATAGCTGGAATTACAAGTGGGATACCTTCCACTTCTCATGATAGAACTTTTATAATGTGGAAGTTCCTCTCATGTCTTTATAAGTGATAGACACTATTACCATTGCCAACGGAGAAGCGAAACTGCGAAAGATTTCCATGCGGTGCACTAAACAGGGATAACATTAAATAGAAATATATAAATGGAGTCCTTTAATATTGCATATTAGTTGGGATACCACAATAAATACTATTACGCTGCATGGCATGGAAATCAGTGGGAGCAGTTTTTGCTTTTCTCTTGCTCGTCTACATCAATTTCTTCAAGTCGTCATATTCTTTCCTAAAGTGTACTTCTGGTTGCAGAAGAGGGCTAGAATTGATTTGCTTATCTCAAAAAAAGGATGGGGCGGGAGGTGGGGGTGTTTAGAAATTATTTGGTATGGAAACTTTTTGACTTTTGATAAGAAAAAACAAACGTTTATTGGTATAGGATCTTTTATAGTTTGCTGGATGCCTGGATCTGCTGGGAAGGTAAAGCTGTTTAAAGTGGCAGTCTTTCAGTGTCTTGAGGGAGACCAGGAAAGTAAAATCTGTTGTGGTCATGGTGATTTGTAGTTCACAGCTTCTGGTGTCTCCTTGAGacaattttattatttctttgcTCTTTTTTCAATGGGCAACTTTTGTTCCTAATAAAAACACGTGAAATCCAGGTAGCTACACTCCAGCAAGCTCAAAAGATATAGGTTAGTGAAAATAAGATGATAAAAGGTGTTTAGTCCTCTAGTTGGTCTAATGAGCATTTTTAACTGCCAAGAGGTTCTGAAGCTTCCAGTCCCATTTGATCCAGGATCACTAGCAGATCCAGGTCAAACGACAAAGTTGTGGAACTGAGTTTAGCTCTCTCTGTATTATGCCACAGAGATGCAAATCTATAGATATTtgatttcttcccttttcttttcctttgacaAACACTTCACTACTTTCTTTAGAAAAATGGAGTTACGGTTATTATGGTGATGCTTAACAATGATTTGTCACTTTGCATTGACAAAGTTTACTATTTGTAATTTGTTTGTCTCATTTAAATATCATTGGGAAAGAACTCTTGTATCATTGGGAAAGAACTCTTGTCAAACTTCATTTGTTATTAAATCCACCCAAGAGGTCTTGGTTTCAAGCTGGGGGAATGCAGAAATTCCTGGTAGGGAGCCTTTCCCCTTGAATGGGCTCTACGTGGTGCAAATCTGGATTAGTCACTGCTTGGCGCTCGGATACGATATGGTTTAAACCAAAACAATAAATCCACTGATAATGCTTTGCTGCCTCTCTCTAGGTCTTCTACTTCATTAAGTTATTGATTAGTTATCTAAAGTTTGCTTTTCGTTTTTTGGGGCAATGGGGTGGTGTGGGTGGGAAATATGCGTAATCTCAGTAGAGCTGAATGAAAATCTGATTATCGCCCAAATATtcatggtttgaatgtatgttaACTAAGCTGGTTCACTACCTACCCTTATATGTAAAATTGTTGCTGAACTTCATTTTCTATTGTTAGAAGTGGCTGACTTAAGATtcattgatgttgtaatggctAAGTTTGAGAGTGAGTATTTCAAATGTTTTTCCAGATGTGGTCACGAGTTCTGTTATATATGCGGAGCTGAGTGGAAGAACAAGAAAGCAACATGTTCCTGCAAAATATGGGATGAACGAAATATCATATATGGACAATAGACACCAACCATGGAGAGGCTGATCAGGATATAGCCATTCCTGTCTATTTTGCACCTGAATAGTAATTTCACTTTCATATGCCTAAGACCTTGCTGGACATAGTTAATTGGTTTCTGCACTAGTGGAGGTAGTAAGTACTTCGTAGAATAGTTGAGGCGAGCCCAAGTTGGATCAGACACCACCTTTTGGAAAAGGCCAAGTTGGATCAGACACCACCttttggaaaaggaaaaaagtcattttcatatgtatagttCTTTTGTTTCATGGAGCTGCTGGAATCCTATTAATACATGTCGAAAGCACCCTCTCTTGACTAGaaattttcatttccttttttgttAGTTTTGAGGATTCTGTGATAGTCTGTGGTttccttttcaatttatgatatttcagttAACTCGTTGAGGCTCGTAATGATGAAAATGGTGAAGTCCATTTCTTTCCGGTTAGTTTCTAAATGTAACCTGAGGTAGATGCTGTTTCCAAAGCAATATAGAAAAAAGATGCATTTTGGTCATGTTTGAAAATTATACGACATAATAATAGGATAAAATAAGCAATTCTATAATCCTGTTTGCTCACAATGAAGATGTTCAATACTTCTACGATACACGTGCTTTCGATGTATATTAGATAGTAGTACAAATTTGTATTTCAATACACAGTGAAGTAAGGGGTCAACATTTAAATAGTCAGATCGAGAAGATGCAAAGTAAAATGTGAATATGTAATTTACGAAGGAAGAAGCATAAATTTTGATATAAGAATAAATAACGTAATCCTTCTCTTTGTATTAATGTTTCCTATGTCATGTTTCATTTTGTTTATATTGCAAGAAACCGATTTGTAGTTCTTAATAGTTTAAACTCAGTGGCTGGGCTCTCTTGGGGATTTGCATAAAAAGGGATACTTTGACGTTGGTACTATAACGTTGCTATTTGAATATCGTCCCCGCATCTTATTACTTGTGCAAAAATTGCCTTTCTAAGTTTAATGAATAGTAAGAGTAACCAAAATTGGTTAACTATTATGTGTAAGTCATGATAGATTGATGTGACTTAGTGACTATATTTAACTTAGATGTCTTATTGAAttactcataaatcatattAGATTGTCAtggtttcaaaatttcaaataaatgcGAAGAAAAATTACATTTTAGAATTGTGACATGTAAGTCATGAGTGGCTTATGCACGGTTTTTTATAAGCGGTGTCGAAATTTTAAAAAGCGAACAAATGAATAAATCACAACAATAGCATGTTTTTGAGAAAACAATTCCAAATGTACTATTACAACTCTCCTCGACGAGTTTTCATTTTGTGAAATGTATCTTAATAGACTAATtagaaatattattaaataCTTCTTTTTCAATATAAGATACCAAACACCATCCAAGAACTCATTAACGATGGATATTTCCGAGAAAGTCCAACTAGAAATAAGAAGAATATTGAAAAAAGAATATTCAGagaaattaaaaatttgaaagatTAACATGCAGTACGTTTAATTTCCAATAATTATAATTCAAAGTTAGGGTTTTAACTTTGCTTGAAATAACTGATAGTTTAAAATTGTTTATTGGTTGCTGCAGTCAGAGTGTTATGTTCTACTTTGATTTAGGTACTCTTTACTAGGTAAAAAGTCTCAAGTTCTAATTATATGTTTATTGCCGAAATCTAAAGTAATTGGATGTTGGCTCGATTGGATTAATCAAGGTGTCTTAGGGGTCAAACCTTGTTGGCTTCTATTCCCGTCGTTTCCTTCTatgtgtcttagtttgattagAGACAATGTTTAAAAAAGTATGAGAGAATTAACGCTTCTATCATGCTTTTTACTGTCCTATCATGCTTTATAGTATTTTAGTATGGCTTATTCGCTTCCATTATTTGTTTTACatactgctttgaattgcttgtccttTTGTCGAGGATCtaccggaaacaacctctctacctacTTAGGTAAGGGTAAGGTTTGCATACACTTTACCCTatagaccccactttgtggaaTTTCAGtggatatgttattgttgtggtcttaaattaaagatgggTATAATGTATCAAAATACGCTTTGAACTTGTagtcttaaatatgtcatatGAGATGTTGCAATTAAAGAGTTAATACTGAATAAAAAAAAGGTGACATTCTTTTAACATATATACTAAACAAAAGTAAgatacataaattaaaacaaaggaaatataATTTTTAGAATAATCTAAAACTTTAAAAGTTACATTATTCAAAGTCTTCTACAAAAGAAAAGCCTATTACGAGTAAGTGGAGAGGAAAGATCTTCAGAGATTCTTATCTCATTCCATTCCAGTGGCTCAACCAGTAACCGATGGCGAAAACTTAAAAATTCATGGTTTCCCGGTAGAACCCTATTGCGCCAAAGTTGTTTCGGAACAGGAAAAAGAAGCGGGTTTTCGCACAACTTGCTCATAGTGCAGATCCAACTTGTATATCGTACTTGGCTGAAGAAGCATCGGGCAGGTTGAAGCTCTTACCTTCTTGGGACGCCATGAACGACAAGTTTCAATTTCTTATATAACCACATTGGGATTATCGAAGCACTTCAACATCGAGCTAATAGAAGTTTTATGCCAATTGATgtcatttctttcttatttgTCAACATACCGTTTTGCACATTATTTATCTCTATATGAGtgaaaaaaatcaatttggatatatatgtgtcacgacccatttcacGGATCATGATGGCACTTACACTATCCCCCTATAGGTGAATCATCCCCAAGTCATTAGTCATTTATAAGAAAGAACAATGCGAAAATTAAGTACATCAAAGCACTACTTAACAGTCTTGATAATATACATTAGTGCGGAAAGGTAACTTATTTTGCAATCCCCAAACCTGATtaactcatacaagagcttctaaataCATTACAAGACTTAAATACAGGATATAAAATTATCtgaaaatataaatagaaagaaACATAAGATAGGAGGAGAGATATAGGAGGAGATCCAGGGCTACTGGAGTGTCTGGTGGCTCACCTTGAAACCCCAAAATAGACCACCTCGGGATCAGCCACGAGGCCTAAACCTAGAGTAAGGATCGGTATCTGCACCCAAAAGAAAGTGCAACAAGTGCAGTATGAGCACAACAACTAGTACTCCGTAGGTATCGTAGGCCGACAACGAAGGGAAACACGTATAAAACATATAAAGACTGAATCTAGATGCTCTTTAGGCTAACTTGACTTAGATTCACTAGTTCCAACCAAAAGTTCATGTTCACAAGTAAGACAAATAAGCAAGTATAACATAAGAGAAATTATTGAATAAATGGATGAATGAATCTATGAATGAAATGCATTGGCCAATACCAATACCAGACACACATGCTAGCGGTCATTTCATCTAGTCATGATCCATAGGGGACACGCAAGGTCAATATACCTGTCACTGTACCGCCCGACTTTACCGCCGAACTGTGAGAAACTCACTATACCGCCCAACCTTACCGCTAAAATATAAGAACACCAATCTTACCTTCATCTCGGCCTTTATGCCATCTCGGGTTCTTCTTTTCCATAACTCACCCAAAAGTACATACAAACATAAGATGAGTGCAACATGCGTGATATCTTATGCCAACAATATTATGAATTAAAGAATGAATATGCAACACCAAGCAATTGCGTGCGTCAACTCATATATCCAAAATTGTTCCCTTTTCATAGTTTAAACGATATATGAAGCAATGAGGTAAAGTAAATCAATCATAGAAAGTAAAGTCAAACATGGCTTTCATAGGACACATAAgaaacaaccataccaacctaagtggatttatcaccacaaccaaTACCCGAAAGCTCAACATGATTTTCCCATCAAAATACACTTCTCTTATCCTAACTACCCAACAATATACATCGGTACCCACCCAAGTGCTCATCGCAGTCACTAAGGTGAGATCCTCTATCATGCCCAATACCCCTTCAGAATTTATAAACTATATACGTCCTCCAATCGGTGTCTAAAGAGTAAACCGTAATCCACCTCAAAGCCGAACAGGAGCTACAAACCCTAAAGTTGGAACCTTTCCTTTTCGACATGCCTCTGAtcgatcaaagtctatcaaatatgaactCTACGCTAAAATACGAATCTATGAATATCCATATTGCCACACTATTATCCGGAACCCAAAATAATCCAACCCGAGCCCCAAGGGCAAAACAAGAATTTTAGTGTGGAAATAGTTTACCCATAATCTAAACAATCATACATCTAAGAATCCTGAAAATCTAACCCAATTAAGCCTTTAATATCATCATTCACTCAAACCCCCAATTTATGGGAAAACTCTTTTTTCCCAATCCAAAATCATAAAAGGAAAGATAATTGGTAGATGGAATCATGAAACAACACCCAAAGGAAGGTTAGGAACTCACCCCAATGAAGAATCTTGAAAGTGAAATCATCCCAAACCGAGCTCTAAAACTTCatatatttgaaaatgaagGGTTTTAATCATTTTTCGGAATAAAAGACTATTAAATTAAAAGCCCTTAATCGCGATCGCGATGACACCC
It includes:
- the LOC132030224 gene encoding E3 ubiquitin-protein ligase RSL1-like, whose translation is MEVNDDLQTLLDEQRREIAATDSSDLDLIFAFQLQMQEAMELSKYEQQVKDHEKAEAEMKIIEDDLSRRIHDQAFAKEIMSVPDDQWKETGDHLHRPYGQEGTSKGATTQNGECFRVYVKGLMGEDVEEIVGVNVGKPLAGIGVAVCDPSGILVFEVSKNLVDSTEVLTDEIVELKALIEGLDVAIMLGLKRVNLVLDSQTILQYVTGKLHPRKGNTIALVEQATACLRKFTDCIPSLVRQNTINLAIKLATDAIISQVRGPAENSLRKSITETCTICLQDTDIDHMFLINGCLHYYCFSCMNKHAEAKLLQGMLPQCPHDTCKSELKLDNCKKFLTPKLYDLMSERVKEITIPITEKIYCPNPKCSTLMSKADVQISAQGGARTCTKCHLSFCINCRVPWHQNMTCFDYRRANPYLCVEDVKLKSLATQSLWRQCVKCNHMVSLGEGCYHIYCRCGHEFCYICGAEWKNKKATCSCKIWDERNIIYGQ